The Haloarcula sp. H-GB4 genome segment CAGTTGTGTACGATCACTCGAACAACTATTCATTGAAATTTAAACTGTGGGGCGTTCACAACCAACAGTGCAGATCGCCGGTATTCCTCATGATTACATAGAAAATTTACTACCCAAGCACCAGCAACGGTAAAGTGAAGTGCGTGCGCTCCAAAACCACGGAAAGATAGATGGGACCGACACCACACATCGCCGTCATCGGTGGCGGCTCGACTGGGGCGGGCATCGCGCGGGACCTCGCGATGCGCGGGCTCGACGTAACCCTCGTAGAACAGGGGAATCTGACCCACGGGACCACCGGTCGAATGCACGGGCTACTCCATAGCGGCGGGCGGTACGCCGTTTCGGATCAGGCCAGTGCGACCGAGTGTATCGAGGAAAACCGGGTGCTGCGGGATATCGCAAGCCACTGTGTCGAAATGACCGGCGGCTTGTTCGTCAAGCGACCGGAGGACTCCGAGGAGTACTTCCAGAGGAAGCTCAGCGGCTGTGAGGAATGTGGTATTCCCGCTGAAGTCGTCTCTGGCGAGGAAGCCCGCGCGATGGAGCCACATCTGGCCAAGGACATCGACAAGGCCATCAGCGTCCCTGATGGGGCTATCGACCCGTTCCGGCTGGTGGTCGCGAACGCCGCGAGCGCACAAGAACACGGCGCACGCATCGAGACACACTCCAAGGTTACCGACCTCATCGTCGAGAGCGGCGAAGTTGTCGGCATCGAGGTCGAACACGACTCCGGTCCCGGAAAGCGCGTCCACGGTACCGAAGGCGGAACCGAGGAGATCCAGGCCGACTACGTCGTGAACGCGACGGGAGCCTGGGCCGGCCGCATCGGCGACATGGCCGGACTGGACATCGAGGTCCGTCCCTCTAAGGGAGTCATGACAATCATGAACATCCGCCAGGTCGACACCGTCATCAACCGCTGTCGGCCCAAGGGCGACGCCGACATCGTCGTGCCCCACGAGACGACCGCGATTCTGGGCACGACCGACGAAGAGGTCGAGGACCCCGAGGACTACCCCGAAGAGCAGTGGGAAGTCGACATGATGATCGA includes the following:
- the glpA gene encoding anaerobic glycerol-3-phosphate dehydrogenase subunit GlpA, giving the protein MGPTPHIAVIGGGSTGAGIARDLAMRGLDVTLVEQGNLTHGTTGRMHGLLHSGGRYAVSDQASATECIEENRVLRDIASHCVEMTGGLFVKRPEDSEEYFQRKLSGCEECGIPAEVVSGEEARAMEPHLAKDIDKAISVPDGAIDPFRLVVANAASAQEHGARIETHSKVTDLIVESGEVVGIEVEHDSGPGKRVHGTEGGTEEIQADYVVNATGAWAGRIGDMAGLDIEVRPSKGVMTIMNIRQVDTVINRCRPKGDADIVVPHETTAILGTTDEEVEDPEDYPEEQWEVDMMIDTLSELIPMLDDARTIRSFWGVRPLYEPPDVGSDDPTDITRDFFLLDHDERDDLPGMTSIVGGKFTTYRMMGEQIADHVCGKFGIDADCRTADEPLPGSEDFSVLRDYMDEFGLRSPIGRRSVERLGSRADDVLKTDGPNPTVCACEGVTRAEIQDAIKGSGSDLNAVRIRTRASMGNCQGGFCSHRMASELHSEYDEPVVREAWDELLQERWKGQRHALWGEQLSQAALNYALHATTQNRDQDPADGDSVDFSAFDSGRGQTGGSVDSADVAADGGTNGY